Proteins encoded in a region of the Melioribacteraceae bacterium genome:
- a CDS encoding DUF494 family protein: protein MKNKIVEVITHILESLSRNIPLEDINHNLSKSKDYDEQTLGIAFSLIYDKMLLNKKHEKKNSSVSKSKRILTEDEKDILGMDNHNYILHLTNLGLMDIENLESILEQIHFYPENKLTRKEINWMILVSLIEIDSEFPSGSRLHLYTSDSVN from the coding sequence ATGAAGAATAAAATTGTGGAAGTAATAACACATATACTTGAATCGCTGAGCAGGAATATACCGCTTGAAGATATCAATCATAATTTATCTAAAAGTAAAGATTACGACGAGCAGACTCTTGGAATAGCGTTCAGTTTGATTTATGATAAAATGCTTTTGAATAAAAAACATGAAAAAAAGAATTCTTCGGTAAGCAAAAGTAAAAGGATATTAACTGAAGATGAGAAAGACATACTAGGTATGGACAACCATAACTATATACTGCACCTTACAAATCTCGGTCTGATGGATATTGAGAATCTGGAATCCATACTTGAACAGATTCATTTCTACCCTGAGAACAAATTAACCCGAAAGGAAATTAACTGGATGATTTTGGTTTCGTTGATCGAGATTGATTCTGAGTTCCCTTCCGGAAGCAGATTACACTTATATACTTCAGATTCAGTCAACTAA
- the ybeY gene encoding rRNA maturation RNase YbeY translates to MIKNLTVSSEKGIRIDKMAVHKYVGRIKSILQLDVTSLEINFITNESIIPVNKKFLRHNYATDIITFNYSLESNNLDGEILISAEAAKENAGRFKTKYETEIRRLIIHGILHLIGYRDKTPAQKNLMRAEEERLLNLISNFERITQ, encoded by the coding sequence ATGATTAAGAATCTGACTGTCTCATCCGAAAAGGGAATCAGAATTGACAAAATGGCCGTACATAAGTATGTCGGAAGGATTAAATCAATTCTTCAGCTTGATGTCACTTCTCTCGAAATTAATTTCATCACAAACGAATCTATTATTCCTGTAAATAAGAAGTTTCTTAGACATAACTATGCTACAGATATAATAACCTTTAATTATTCGCTTGAAAGTAATAATTTAGACGGCGAGATTTTAATTTCTGCAGAAGCAGCAAAGGAGAATGCAGGAAGATTTAAAACTAAATACGAAACAGAGATAAGACGTTTAATAATTCACGGCATTCTTCATTTAATAGGTTACAGGGACAAAACTCCAGCACAAAAGAACTTAATGCGTGCGGAAGAAGAGAGGTTACTTAATTTAATAAGTAACTTTGAAAGGATAACACAATAA
- a CDS encoding gamma carbonic anhydrase family protein: MNDDKKFLHNTLEGENKLFPYGDLFPKINKTVFLAPGSKIVGDVEIDEDSSVWYNCVVRGDVNFVKIGKMTNIQDLSMLHVTNGKFPLIIGNKVTVGHSVTLHGCKLKDLCLIGMGAVVLDGAVIEERSMVAAGAVVRPGFFVPTGKLAAGVPASIVRDLSEEEIEEFEISAKRYVSYTKTTVDSLIKSGYKF, encoded by the coding sequence ATGAACGACGATAAAAAGTTCTTACATAATACATTAGAAGGAGAGAATAAATTATTTCCATATGGTGACCTCTTTCCAAAAATAAATAAGACTGTCTTTCTTGCACCCGGCTCTAAAATAGTTGGGGATGTTGAAATTGATGAAGACTCATCCGTCTGGTATAATTGCGTTGTACGGGGTGATGTTAATTTTGTAAAAATAGGAAAGATGACAAATATCCAGGATCTTTCTATGCTCCATGTTACAAACGGCAAATTTCCCCTGATAATTGGCAATAAAGTAACTGTCGGCCATAGCGTTACTTTACATGGATGTAAACTGAAGGATCTTTGTCTCATCGGTATGGGAGCTGTCGTACTGGACGGCGCAGTGATAGAGGAAAGATCTATGGTGGCTGCAGGGGCAGTTGTAAGGCCTGGTTTCTTTGTTCCGACAGGGAAATTAGCGGCCGGAGTACCGGCAAGCATAGTAAGAGATCTTTCCGAAGAGGAAATCGAGGAATTTGAAATATCGGCAAAACGATATGTTTCTTATACTAAAACAACCGTTGATTCATTAATAAAAAGCGGTTATAAATTTTAA
- a CDS encoding S41 family peptidase produces MKQYIKQIPVYAIILLIGLYGGVKLNDFIFISGSSQDVKKFSDVLRYTENLYIDSLKGSVLVEEAIKGMFNSLDPHTVYIPISEQEVSEEQLRGNFEGIGIEFQIIKDTIVVVSAITGGPSESVGIQSGDRIIKIDGASAVGLSNNDVIKKLRGKKGTNVDVSILSPGNSKLVDYKIRRDRINLYSVDVALMYNETIGYINLTRFSETSTEEIEQALSTLSESGMKGLILDLRNNPGGYEDQAVNISDFFIDGDKIIVTNKGRIDRFNEEFRASKSFPYEKLPLVILVNRGSASASEIVAGAVQDWDRGLIVGETTFGKGLVQRSILLDDNSAVRITIARYLTPSGRAIQREYSDKEKYYSELIDIDSVVNESQVYSGAQDTLKTMFRTNNGRKVFGGGGITPDYKVVTGEETPYSMELRRNNAYYQFIRKYLDSNGKDIKGKYDLKSFLENYFISESVMNQFVKFAESLNIKFNLEQYKRDNHLIGIRLKAFIARDLFKDEGWYSVLLRDDSQFVKALQLIDEAGKMISN; encoded by the coding sequence ATGAAACAGTATATAAAACAAATACCGGTTTATGCAATCATTCTTCTGATCGGACTCTACGGCGGAGTAAAACTGAATGACTTCATTTTTATTTCAGGTTCCAGTCAGGATGTTAAAAAATTCAGTGATGTGCTCAGATATACTGAAAATCTCTATATCGATTCTTTAAAAGGGTCAGTTCTAGTTGAAGAAGCGATAAAAGGAATGTTCAACAGTCTCGATCCTCATACTGTGTATATTCCAATAAGTGAGCAGGAGGTTTCAGAAGAACAGTTAAGGGGAAATTTTGAAGGAATAGGAATTGAGTTCCAGATTATAAAAGATACTATCGTTGTCGTTTCCGCAATTACCGGCGGGCCAAGTGAATCGGTTGGAATTCAATCCGGCGACAGGATAATTAAGATCGATGGGGCTAGTGCAGTGGGACTTTCCAATAATGATGTCATTAAAAAATTGCGGGGTAAAAAAGGTACGAATGTTGATGTTTCCATTCTTAGTCCGGGCAATTCAAAACTTGTAGACTATAAAATCAGGCGGGACAGGATAAATCTTTATTCGGTTGATGTCGCGCTGATGTACAATGAAACGATAGGGTATATTAATCTTACCCGATTCTCGGAGACTTCTACGGAAGAGATAGAGCAAGCCCTCTCAACTTTAAGTGAATCGGGTATGAAGGGACTGATTCTCGACCTCAGAAATAATCCCGGAGGATATGAGGACCAGGCAGTTAATATTTCCGATTTTTTTATTGACGGCGATAAAATTATTGTAACAAATAAAGGCAGGATAGACCGTTTCAACGAGGAATTCCGTGCCTCAAAATCATTTCCTTATGAAAAACTGCCGCTGGTAATTCTCGTTAATAGGGGGAGCGCTTCGGCGAGTGAAATTGTTGCAGGTGCTGTTCAGGACTGGGACCGGGGACTTATTGTAGGAGAAACAACATTTGGCAAAGGACTTGTCCAAAGATCAATTTTACTGGATGATAATTCAGCCGTAAGAATTACAATCGCCAGATATTTAACCCCTTCAGGCAGAGCTATACAACGAGAGTATTCGGATAAAGAAAAATACTATTCGGAATTGATAGATATAGATTCTGTAGTAAATGAATCGCAAGTTTATTCGGGAGCTCAAGATACGCTCAAAACGATGTTCAGGACAAATAATGGAAGAAAAGTTTTCGGCGGAGGTGGAATTACTCCGGATTATAAAGTAGTGACAGGTGAAGAAACACCTTACTCAATGGAACTTAGAAGGAACAATGCGTATTATCAGTTTATAAGGAAGTATCTCGACAGCAACGGGAAAGATATTAAAGGTAAATATGATTTAAAATCATTTCTGGAAAACTATTTTATCTCTGAATCAGTTATGAATCAGTTCGTAAAGTTTGCAGAGTCCCTTAATATTAAATTTAATCTTGAGCAATACAAAAGAGATAATCATCTGATCGGGATAAGACTTAAAGCATTTATAGCAAGAGATCTCTTCAAGGATGAAGGATGGTATTCAGTCCTATTAAGAGATGATAGTCAGTTTGTAAAAGCACTTCAGTTAATTGATGAAGCGGGTAAAATGATTTCGAATTAA
- the lysS gene encoding lysine--tRNA ligase translates to MEIVNPEQEYNSLVQRRREELKELVEKGIMPFAYSYEVDNYSTNIKNSFELLENKDVKIAGRIMAIRRMGKASFAHIQDKEGRIQIYLKKDDIGEVYDIFKLLDIGDIIGVNGYVFKTKTGEISVHARSYQLLSKSLLPIPIAKEALDENGNKIVYDQFADKELRYRQRYVDLIVNPEVKKVFITRSKIVTEIRKYLDEKGIIEVETPILQPLYGGATARPFITHHNALDVDLYLRIADELYLKRLIVGGFDGVYEISKDFRNEGMDRTHNPEFTMLELYVAYKDYFWMMSFVEEMVAYVCQNVFGTLEFEIEGNKINFTAPWQRISMVDEIKNISGIDVMSTTYDELVKALKSRGVEIKGGESKGKLIDELFEVTVQPKLIQPTFITDYPVELSPLAKKHRTREGLVERFEGFVLGREICNAFSELNDPIDQKNRFEDQGRMREEGDDEAHQIDEDFVRALEFGMPPTAGLGVGIDRLVMLLTNQSSIRDVILFPQMKPQK, encoded by the coding sequence TTGGAAATTGTTAATCCGGAACAGGAATATAATTCATTAGTTCAAAGAAGACGCGAGGAGTTGAAAGAACTGGTTGAGAAAGGGATAATGCCTTTTGCTTACAGTTATGAAGTGGATAATTATTCGACAAATATTAAGAATAGTTTTGAACTGCTTGAGAATAAGGATGTTAAGATTGCCGGCAGGATAATGGCAATTAGAAGAATGGGTAAGGCATCTTTCGCCCATATTCAGGATAAAGAAGGCAGAATTCAGATCTATTTGAAAAAAGACGACATCGGAGAGGTTTACGATATTTTTAAACTTCTTGATATTGGCGATATAATTGGTGTTAACGGATACGTATTTAAAACTAAAACAGGCGAGATCTCCGTACATGCCCGTTCGTATCAATTGCTTTCAAAATCGCTGCTGCCTATTCCAATTGCTAAAGAAGCTCTTGATGAGAACGGCAACAAAATAGTTTACGATCAGTTTGCTGATAAAGAACTGAGATACCGTCAGCGGTACGTTGACCTGATTGTTAATCCGGAGGTGAAAAAAGTTTTTATTACCCGTTCAAAAATTGTTACTGAAATACGTAAGTATCTGGATGAAAAGGGAATTATAGAAGTTGAGACACCAATTCTTCAGCCTCTTTACGGCGGAGCTACAGCGCGTCCTTTCATAACCCATCACAATGCTCTTGATGTAGACCTTTATCTGCGCATTGCCGATGAACTCTATCTTAAGCGCTTAATTGTGGGTGGATTCGACGGAGTTTACGAAATATCGAAGGATTTCAGGAACGAGGGAATGGACAGAACTCATAATCCGGAATTCACTATGCTCGAGCTTTATGTTGCTTATAAAGATTATTTCTGGATGATGTCGTTTGTTGAAGAGATGGTGGCTTATGTATGTCAAAATGTTTTCGGTACTCTCGAATTCGAAATTGAAGGAAACAAAATCAACTTTACTGCTCCCTGGCAGAGAATTTCTATGGTTGATGAAATTAAGAATATCTCCGGTATTGATGTAATGAGCACGACTTACGACGAGCTTGTTAAAGCTCTTAAATCCAGAGGCGTTGAAATAAAAGGAGGCGAGAGTAAAGGAAAATTGATCGATGAGCTTTTTGAAGTCACAGTGCAGCCGAAATTGATTCAGCCGACATTCATTACAGACTATCCGGTTGAACTTTCTCCATTAGCAAAAAAGCACAGGACAAGAGAAGGATTAGTTGAAAGGTTTGAAGGATTTGTACTCGGCAGAGAAATCTGCAATGCTTTCAGCGAGCTGAATGATCCTATCGACCAGAAAAACCGATTTGAAGATCAGGGTAGAATGAGAGAGGAAGGCGACGATGAGGCCCACCAGATTGATGAGGATTTTGTAAGAGCACTCGAATTCGGTATGCCTCCAACTGCAGGCCTTGGTGTTGGAATCGACAGACTTGTAATGCTTCTTACTAATCAGTCATCCATTCGCGACGTAATTCTATTTCCTCAAATGAAACCGCAAAAGTAA
- the dacB gene encoding D-alanyl-D-alanine carboxypeptidase/D-alanyl-D-alanine-endopeptidase, producing MKKYIRHITNSIILSSFLFCNVTGQVKDTATVKKQTFHNSLEELREQLDDTFNDPNVSNAFWGVLIKSLKTGEVIYKRNSDKLFNPASNIKLFTSSAALFLLGPNYVYQTALYANGEIKNNRLEGDLIIQGSGDPTISNRFLSGNITGVFESWADSLISRGIKEITGDILGDDAPFDNHGLGRGWSWDNESAWFAAPSGALSFNDNTITVVIKPSETGFPANIEVIPNTAYASLIKKVITSNNNSQNTISVSKLRGTNVISVSGSIAKDSKPVIEHISISDPTMFFLTVFKEVCGQKGISVKGKIGSIASSQKIILTENLSPLILHESVPMHMILKELNKHSNNFYAEQILKTIGYEAYNFGTTENGVKACKELFYSMGVNPENMVMVDGSGLSRLNLVSPRQIINLLTYVYSSEEYEPFYDSLPVGGVDGTIAERMKRTSAENNVRAKAGFNENISSLSGYLKTTGGETFAFSIIVNNFLVSPSLINYIIDNVCNRLVNFTRN from the coding sequence TTGAAAAAGTATATAAGACATATAACAAATAGTATTATCCTTTCTTCATTCCTTTTTTGTAATGTGACCGGACAGGTGAAAGATACAGCTACAGTTAAGAAGCAGACATTTCACAATTCACTGGAAGAGCTCCGGGAACAACTTGATGATACATTCAACGATCCGAATGTCAGCAACGCTTTCTGGGGTGTTTTGATTAAATCTCTTAAAACAGGCGAAGTTATTTATAAACGTAATTCGGATAAACTCTTTAATCCTGCTTCTAATATCAAATTATTTACATCATCGGCTGCACTTTTTCTGCTTGGACCAAATTATGTTTACCAGACGGCATTATATGCCAACGGCGAAATAAAAAACAACCGGCTGGAAGGTGACTTGATAATCCAGGGATCTGGAGATCCTACAATCTCAAACCGTTTTTTAAGCGGGAACATTACAGGTGTTTTTGAATCGTGGGCGGACAGTCTAATATCCCGCGGTATAAAGGAAATAACAGGAGATATATTAGGAGATGACGCACCGTTCGACAATCATGGACTCGGTCGCGGGTGGTCCTGGGATAATGAATCAGCCTGGTTTGCAGCTCCGTCGGGCGCACTCAGCTTTAATGATAATACAATTACTGTAGTCATAAAACCTTCAGAAACCGGGTTTCCGGCAAACATAGAAGTAATACCGAATACGGCTTATGCATCCCTTATAAAAAAAGTTATTACGTCTAATAACAACTCGCAAAACACAATTTCTGTTTCCAAATTAAGAGGCACAAACGTAATAAGCGTTTCAGGAAGCATTGCAAAAGATTCGAAACCTGTTATTGAACATATTTCAATTTCTGATCCTACAATGTTTTTCTTAACGGTATTCAAGGAAGTTTGCGGACAGAAGGGAATCTCTGTAAAAGGGAAGATCGGCAGCATAGCTTCATCACAAAAAATTATACTGACTGAAAACCTATCGCCACTTATTCTTCATGAATCAGTTCCGATGCATATGATTCTAAAAGAACTGAATAAGCACAGCAATAATTTTTACGCGGAACAGATATTGAAGACGATCGGTTACGAAGCATATAATTTCGGTACTACGGAAAACGGCGTTAAAGCATGCAAGGAACTTTTTTACTCGATGGGTGTTAATCCGGAAAATATGGTTATGGTTGACGGCTCCGGTTTATCCCGGCTAAATTTAGTATCGCCACGTCAGATAATAAATCTTTTAACCTACGTTTACAGTTCAGAGGAATATGAACCGTTCTACGATTCGCTGCCTGTTGGAGGTGTTGACGGAACAATCGCAGAAAGGATGAAAAGAACTTCGGCAGAAAATAATGTTAGAGCAAAAGCCGGTTTCAATGAGAATATTTCTTCTCTTTCGGGTTATCTTAAAACCACCGGCGGGGAAACTTTTGCGTTTTCTATTATTGTAAATAATTTTTTAGTTTCGCCAAGTTTAATAAACTATATAATTGACAATGTCTGCAACCGACTTGTGAATTTTACAAGAAATTAA
- a CDS encoding pseudouridine synthase, translated as MKVRLNKFLSECGIASRRKSEEYIKEARVSVNGKIVTELASLIDEGNDIVTLDGEKIKPKKKVYFLLNKPRGYVTTTDDEKGRRKVTDLIKTNQKIYPVGRLDYDTTGVLILTNDGDFTNFLTHPKNKIPRVYKASLNKKLLEEDRLKLLKGIFMDGRKSRFDEIQYLKKNILEKIYVTATEGRNHFVKRMFEIIGYRVTNLERISYGIFNVKEIPAGSYRKLDLSEIEKVYKTYNK; from the coding sequence ATGAAAGTACGCCTGAATAAATTTCTTTCCGAGTGCGGTATTGCATCCCGCAGAAAATCCGAGGAATATATAAAAGAAGCCAGGGTTTCTGTAAACGGGAAAATTGTTACCGAACTGGCTTCGCTTATCGACGAGGGAAATGACATAGTTACACTCGACGGCGAAAAAATTAAGCCGAAGAAGAAAGTCTATTTCCTCCTTAATAAACCCCGGGGATATGTTACTACTACCGATGATGAAAAAGGAAGGAGAAAAGTAACCGACCTTATCAAAACAAATCAGAAGATCTATCCGGTCGGCCGGCTTGATTACGATACAACCGGAGTACTTATTCTTACCAATGACGGTGATTTTACAAATTTTCTTACGCATCCGAAGAATAAAATTCCCAGGGTATATAAGGCCTCATTGAATAAGAAACTGCTGGAAGAAGATCGTCTTAAATTATTGAAGGGGATCTTTATGGATGGAAGAAAAAGCCGCTTCGATGAAATTCAGTATTTAAAGAAAAATATTCTGGAAAAGATTTATGTTACGGCTACAGAAGGCAGAAATCATTTTGTGAAAAGAATGTTCGAAATAATCGGTTACAGGGTTACAAATCTTGAAAGGATTTCTTACGGAATTTTTAATGTTAAGGAAATACCAGCCGGCAGCTATAGAAAATTGGATCTGAGTGAAATTGAAAAAGTATATAAGACATATAACAAATAG
- the scpB gene encoding SMC-Scp complex subunit ScpB yields MDSLYISVVEALIFAADDPISSNEIITAIKAIDGSDISVTDEDVEKTVDELNEKYSQGGNAFTILKIANGYIHATKPDHAKYVGYLSTEKSKRRLSQAALETLAIIAYKQPLTKPELESIRGVNSDYTINTLLEKNLITIQGRADTVGRPLLYITTDEFLKYFGLRNISDLPKPREIEEIMKDEDFLEQKRRIMMSGIEETIENETGNSTEPEQESEPEIETEDESTPE; encoded by the coding sequence ATGGATAGTCTCTACATATCTGTAGTAGAAGCATTAATATTCGCAGCTGATGATCCGATCTCTTCCAACGAGATTATTACGGCTATAAAAGCAATTGACGGCAGCGATATCTCCGTCACCGACGAAGATGTTGAAAAAACAGTAGATGAGTTGAATGAAAAATATTCTCAGGGAGGCAACGCGTTTACTATTCTTAAAATTGCCAATGGTTACATCCATGCTACTAAACCGGACCATGCAAAATACGTCGGCTACCTATCGACCGAGAAGAGTAAAAGAAGATTAAGCCAGGCAGCCCTTGAAACGCTGGCAATTATTGCCTATAAGCAGCCTTTAACCAAACCTGAGCTCGAATCGATTCGCGGAGTCAATTCCGATTATACAATAAATACACTACTCGAAAAAAACCTGATAACAATACAGGGACGTGCCGATACAGTTGGAAGGCCTCTACTATATATAACAACCGATGAATTTCTTAAATACTTCGGCTTGAGAAATATATCCGACCTGCCCAAACCAAGGGAGATTGAGGAAATTATGAAGGATGAAGATTTCCTGGAACAGAAAAGAAGAATTATGATGAGCGGAATTGAAGAGACAATTGAAAATGAAACGGGCAATAGCACCGAACCCGAACAAGAATCTGAACCTGAAATAGAAACCGAAGATGAAAGTACGCCTGAATAA
- a CDS encoding segregation/condensation protein A, producing MYKIKLQHFEGPLDLLLFFIKRDELDIYDIPISKITKDFIEYLRLLEQLDLEVAGDFILMAATLMQIKVKMLLPKEIDEKGDEVDPRAELVKALLEYKRYKEMSEEFIYLESNMRNYQFRGNYELDEKEAPHDFNILLKNVTLYDLIKAFKKAIAERPAEPVHQIKKWNVTIDEQMDYIANKLDGGKQLSFIELMKDLANKIKIVVTFIAMLEMVKAGKIGLRESKSLNDFIIYGLANG from the coding sequence ATGTATAAGATTAAACTTCAGCATTTTGAAGGGCCTTTGGATCTGCTCCTTTTTTTTATCAAGAGAGATGAACTCGATATCTATGATATACCGATATCGAAAATCACAAAAGATTTTATCGAATACCTCAGGTTGCTGGAGCAGCTGGACCTTGAAGTAGCAGGAGATTTTATCCTGATGGCAGCAACTTTAATGCAGATAAAGGTCAAAATGCTCCTGCCTAAGGAAATTGATGAAAAAGGAGATGAGGTAGACCCAAGGGCAGAACTTGTAAAAGCCCTGCTCGAATATAAGCGTTATAAAGAGATGTCCGAGGAATTCATCTACCTCGAATCGAATATGAGGAATTACCAGTTCAGGGGGAATTATGAACTGGATGAAAAAGAAGCGCCACATGATTTTAATATTCTCCTGAAAAATGTGACACTCTACGACCTGATCAAAGCATTTAAGAAAGCCATTGCAGAACGCCCTGCTGAACCGGTTCATCAAATAAAAAAATGGAATGTTACTATCGACGAGCAGATGGATTATATTGCCAATAAACTGGACGGCGGAAAACAACTTAGTTTTATTGAGTTGATGAAAGATCTTGCTAATAAGATTAAAATAGTTGTCACTTTTATTGCAATGCTCGAAATGGTTAAAGCAGGTAAAATTGGCCTCAGGGAATCAAAGTCATTAAACGATTTTATTATTTATGGATTGGCAAATGGATAG
- the trpS gene encoding tryptophan--tRNA ligase: protein MSKKRILSGMRPTGRLHLGNYVGALENWIELQDQYESYHLVADYHVLTTDLSTDEIYNNTIEMVIDWLSAGLDPEKAPMFRQSQIKEHTELFLIFSMLITKARLERNPTLKEQVRDLNIENLIFGHLGYPVLQAVDILLYKGEVVPVGEDQLPHIEITREIARRFNQQYAPEAPVFPEPEGKITQFARLPGLDGKRMSKSLGNTIFLSDDADTVNQKLRKAVTDPLKVRKNDPGRPEICLVFTYHKKFNPEETKEIETDCRSGALGCVACKMKCASKINSILYPILEKRKSYEKDLNKVLDILHDGEAKAKKLASETMQEVHLMMKLG, encoded by the coding sequence ATGTCTAAAAAGCGAATTTTAAGCGGAATGCGGCCGACAGGCAGGTTACATCTCGGCAATTATGTCGGTGCCTTAGAAAACTGGATCGAGTTACAGGACCAATACGAAAGTTACCACCTCGTAGCCGATTATCACGTATTAACGACGGATTTATCGACGGATGAGATATATAATAATACGATTGAGATGGTAATAGACTGGCTTTCGGCCGGACTGGATCCGGAAAAGGCCCCAATGTTCCGGCAGTCGCAGATTAAGGAACACACTGAATTGTTCCTTATTTTTTCAATGCTTATTACAAAAGCCCGACTTGAGCGTAATCCTACGCTTAAGGAACAGGTTCGCGACCTTAATATTGAGAACCTAATATTTGGCCATCTAGGTTATCCGGTGCTTCAGGCTGTAGATATTCTGCTTTACAAGGGAGAGGTTGTACCTGTTGGAGAGGATCAATTACCGCACATTGAAATAACCAGAGAGATAGCCAGAAGATTTAATCAGCAGTATGCTCCGGAAGCTCCCGTATTTCCCGAACCTGAAGGTAAAATCACACAATTTGCCAGGCTGCCCGGTCTTGATGGAAAAAGAATGAGTAAATCTCTCGGGAACACGATTTTCCTTTCGGATGACGCTGATACAGTAAATCAAAAATTGAGAAAAGCCGTAACCGATCCTTTGAAGGTAAGAAAGAATGATCCCGGCCGTCCGGAAATTTGTCTTGTTTTTACATATCATAAGAAATTCAATCCCGAAGAGACAAAGGAAATTGAAACTGATTGCCGTAGCGGTGCTCTAGGTTGTGTGGCTTGTAAGATGAAATGTGCTTCAAAAATAAATTCAATACTTTACCCAATTCTTGAAAAAAGAAAGAGTTACGAAAAGGACTTGAATAAAGTTTTAGATATTTTGCATGATGGTGAAGCCAAAGCAAAGAAACTGGCTTCGGAAACGATGCAAGAAGTCCACTTAATGATGAAATTGGGGTAA
- a CDS encoding HNH endonuclease, with translation MPKSKGGDESWDNLVAACLPCNNRKGDRTPDEANLQLRIRPYTPNHIMFIKSSAGRMDETWKPYLFH, from the coding sequence ATTCCAAAATCGAAAGGGGGCGATGAGAGCTGGGATAATCTCGTTGCTGCCTGCCTTCCTTGCAATAACAGGAAAGGGGACAGAACCCCGGACGAAGCCAATCTGCAACTCCGGATCAGACCTTATACTCCAAACCATATAATGTTCATCAAGAGTTCGGCAGGAAGGATGGACGAAACCTGGAAACCATATCTTTTTCATTAA
- the mnmA gene encoding tRNA 2-thiouridine(34) synthase MnmA, whose protein sequence is MNDKRVIVAMSGGVDSSVAAALLRNQGYEVIGITMKTWGFMEVGGAPKHESGCCSLDAIFDAKNVATNLGFPHYTVDFTKAFEEAVIENFVDEYLHGRTPNPCVVCNRKIKWEELLKKADSLDAKYVATGHYAMVDYNSTSNRHTLRYSMDNRKDQTYALWGLTQESLSRTLFPLGHLTKDEVRQLAEDFKLKTAKKPDSQEICFVADDNYERFLRERIPDVIEKVEQGDFIYHGEKVGRHKGIPFYTVGQRRGLNVALGKPVYVKEINTDKGIIEIGDKEELLEATVTADDVNYVSKSELKKGEIVFGKIRYSDRASKAEVIEAGQSSITIKFDEPKNAVTPGQSLVLYDELGYVLAGGVIKK, encoded by the coding sequence TTGAACGATAAACGTGTAATAGTGGCAATGAGCGGCGGAGTAGATTCCTCCGTAGCCGCAGCACTGCTGAGAAATCAGGGTTACGAAGTAATAGGTATTACAATGAAAACATGGGGATTCATGGAAGTAGGCGGAGCCCCAAAACATGAATCGGGATGCTGCTCGTTAGATGCAATTTTCGACGCTAAGAATGTTGCAACTAACCTGGGATTCCCTCATTATACTGTCGACTTTACAAAAGCGTTTGAAGAAGCTGTAATTGAGAATTTTGTGGATGAATATCTCCACGGCCGGACACCTAATCCGTGCGTGGTTTGCAACAGGAAAATTAAATGGGAAGAGCTTCTTAAAAAGGCTGATTCGCTCGATGCCAAATATGTTGCCACCGGGCACTATGCAATGGTTGACTATAATAGTACTTCCAACCGTCACACTCTAAGATACTCGATGGATAACCGGAAAGACCAGACATATGCATTGTGGGGACTTACACAGGAGAGTTTAAGCCGCACTCTCTTTCCGTTAGGACACCTTACAAAAGATGAAGTACGCCAGCTTGCAGAGGATTTTAAATTGAAGACGGCTAAAAAACCAGACAGTCAGGAGATCTGCTTTGTCGCGGATGACAATTACGAAAGGTTCCTCAGAGAAAGAATTCCGGATGTTATTGAGAAAGTTGAGCAGGGCGATTTCATCTATCACGGCGAAAAGGTGGGGAGGCATAAGGGGATTCCGTTCTATACTGTCGGTCAGCGCCGGGGTCTGAATGTCGCGCTCGGTAAACCCGTCTATGTTAAAGAGATCAATACCGATAAGGGTATAATTGAAATCGGTGATAAAGAGGAACTGCTGGAAGCGACTGTCACAGCAGATGATGTAAATTATGTGAGTAAAAGTGAGCTGAAGAAGGGTGAAATAGTATTCGGAAAGATCCGCTATTCCGATAGAGCATCGAAAGCGGAAGTGATTGAGGCAGGCCAGTCATCAATTACAATTAAGTTTGATGAGCCTAAAAACGCTGTAACACCGGGTCAGTCACTTGTCCTCTATGATGAACTTGGCTACGTCCTAGCAGGCGGCGTAATCAAGAAATAA